The DNA region ACACCCGGTTGGCCGAGCCGCTCCCCGCCGAGGGTGAGGTCTATCCGATCGCCTTCGTCAAGGCGTTGCAGGACCCACCCGGCCTATAGGCTTGCCGACGTGTCAGAGTCGACCGTCGGCTGGTTGATGCTGGCCGCTGCCGCACTGACATTCGTGCTCGGTGGAGCGTCGCGGGTGGTCATCGGCCGTCGCCGCGAATCCGCAGCGGTGCGTCGTCTCGTCCACACGTTCCGGCGCACCGGAATCGCACGGGTGCTTTTCGGGCGCTTCGAGGACGACGTGCTCGACGACGAAGAACTCGACACGATGATCCTGATGCCCACGATCGTCATCGCGTGCGGCCTGTGCCTGACTGCGCTGTTTCTCCTCGGTTACGACACGTTGGCCTGATTCACGGCTCAGCCGTGGTGGCCTGATTCACGGCTCGGCCGTGGTGGCCTGATTCACGGCTCGGCCGTGGTGGCCTGAGTCGCGGCCTCCCTGATCGGGCCCCGCCACGCCGGCCCGTGTCCGGGCAGCAGCACCTCGGAGTCGAGTTCGGCCAGTACACCCAGGCTGCGGCGGCACCCGTCCTCGTCGTGGTTGAACAACGACGGCAGCAGTTGCGGACCCCGGCGGGGCGCCACCGGGTGATCGGTCACCAGCGCATCCCCGCTGACCACCACACCGTCCACGACATAGGAACAATGCCCGCCGGTGTGCCCGGGCGTCGGGATCATCTGCGGCGCACCCGGCAGTCCCGCCGCGATCTCGTCGGTCAGCGGGGCGGTCGTCGGGATGCCGGCGTGGTTGAGCCCGCCCTTGCGGATGATCGACACCGACCACTTGAGCCATTTCGGCTGCCAGACGTGGGCCGCGACGTCCACCGGCGAGGCCTGTTCGAGGTATTCGCGCTTGGAGTGCCCGACCTCGTCGGCGTGGCAGTAGACGGGCGTACCGTGCTCGGCGGCGAACCAGATGGCGGTGCCGAAATGGTCGATGTGGGCGTGGGTCAACAGGATCGCGCGGACGTCGTCGACACCGAAGCCCAGTCGGCCCAGCGATCCGAGCACGTCGGCGCGGCTGCCCGGGAAGCCGGCGTCGATCATCATCACACCGTCGTCACCGGCGACCAGAGTCCAGTTGACCAGGTCCGTCTGTGCGAAGTGGACGCGGTCGGTGATGGCCGTGAGCACGGGTGCCATGCGGCGAGTGTAGAAAGATGACATGGCTGAACTGAAACTGGGCTACAAGGCGTCGGCGGAGCAGTTCGCCCCACGCGAACTCGTCGAACTGGCCGTCGCCGCTGAAGCACACGGTATGGACAGCGCCACGGTCAGCGACCATTTCCAGCCCTGGCGCCACGAAGGTGGCCACGCACCCTTCTCGCTTGCCTGGATGACCGCCGTGGGTGAGCGCACCGAACGCCTTTTCCTGGGCACCTCGGTGCTGACCCCGACGTTCCGCTACAACCCGGCCGTCATCGCGCAGGCGTTCGCGACGATGGGCTGCCTGTACCCCAACAGGATCTTCCTGGGTGTGGGTACCGGCGAGGCGCTCAACGAGATCGCCACCGGATACGAGGGCGAGTGGCCCGAGTTCAAGGAGCGCTACGCACGACTGCGCGAGTCGGTGCGGCTGATGCGCGAGCTCTGGCTGGGCGACCGCGTCGACTTCGATGGCGACTACTACAAGACCAAGGGCGCCTCGATCTACGACGTGCCCGAAGGCGGCATCCCCATCTACATCGCGGCGGGCGGGCCCCAGGTGGCCAAGTACGCGGGGCGGGCCGGCGACGGGTTCATCTGCACCTCCGGCAAGGGCGAGGAGCTCTACAAGGACAAGCTGATCCCGGCGATGCGGGAAGGCGCCGAGGCGGCCGGCAAGAACCCCGACGACGTCGACCGGATGATCGAGATCAAGATCTCCTACGACACCGATCCCGAGCTGGCGCTGGAGAACACCCGGTTCTGGGCGCCGCTGTCGCTGACCGCCGAGCAGAAGCACTCCATCGACGATCCGATGGAGATGGAGAAGGCCGCCGACGCGCTGCCCATCGAGCAGGTCGCCAAACGCTGGATCGTCGCATCGGACCCCGACGAAGCCGT from Mycobacterium sp. DL includes:
- a CDS encoding MBL fold metallo-hydrolase; the encoded protein is MAPVLTAITDRVHFAQTDLVNWTLVAGDDGVMMIDAGFPGSRADVLGSLGRLGFGVDDVRAILLTHAHIDHFGTAIWFAAEHGTPVYCHADEVGHSKREYLEQASPVDVAAHVWQPKWLKWSVSIIRKGGLNHAGIPTTAPLTDEIAAGLPGAPQMIPTPGHTGGHCSYVVDGVVVSGDALVTDHPVAPRRGPQLLPSLFNHDEDGCRRSLGVLAELDSEVLLPGHGPAWRGPIREAATQATTAEP
- the fgd gene encoding glucose-6-phosphate dehydrogenase (coenzyme-F420), which translates into the protein MAELKLGYKASAEQFAPRELVELAVAAEAHGMDSATVSDHFQPWRHEGGHAPFSLAWMTAVGERTERLFLGTSVLTPTFRYNPAVIAQAFATMGCLYPNRIFLGVGTGEALNEIATGYEGEWPEFKERYARLRESVRLMRELWLGDRVDFDGDYYKTKGASIYDVPEGGIPIYIAAGGPQVAKYAGRAGDGFICTSGKGEELYKDKLIPAMREGAEAAGKNPDDVDRMIEIKISYDTDPELALENTRFWAPLSLTAEQKHSIDDPMEMEKAADALPIEQVAKRWIVASDPDEAVAKVAEYVGYGLNHLVFHAPGHDQRRFLELFQRDLEPRLRKLG